AGTAAGACGAGTAGTAGTATTTCCACCATTTTCTAAAAGGTAAAAAGTATAGTTATTTTCTTTTTTGATAAGTTTTTGGACGAGCCAAACACGCTGTGTTAAATTGGCTTGATAGCGAATTTGCATGCGTTCATTTGCCAAATCATATTCAAACTTAAACGTTGGATTCATTCCCTCATAAGGTTCTATCAAAATTCGTTTTCCATCTTTTTCAGTGAGAAGAAACCATTCTTTAGGAAAGTTTTCAACAGCTTTTGCAATTTCTTTTGGCTTTTCGAATTCATCAGAAGAAGAACAAGAGGTCAGAGAAAATGAAGCAATAAAAAAAAACAAAACATAGAAGCGCAAAAGATTAACACTCAATTTTTGAGAAGTTGAACTAAGGCAAGAAAAAGAGAAGAGAAAATGGGATAAATACTTCAAGAGAAACAATTATTTGATAGGAAGACTTATTTTGTGTCTAAATTACAAAATACAATTTACAAAAAAATGCTATTTGGATATAAATTTCTCTTTTATGTTTTGAAATCTTGATGTGAACTGGATATATTTTATTTTTTACAAAAAATAGGGTTTTCACATAACTTTTTCAAACGCTCCAAACTTGTATTACTTTCTCTCTCTATTTTAGGCTTGTAATATAAATAACCCAAATAACGTATAAAAGGATTTTCTCCCAAATCAATCTCTAATGTAAAATTTAGTGTTGAACGTTCATTATTTGTATTATTTTCAATTACTGACTTTAATTCAAACTCGCCTTCTATGTGTGTTTGTGAGGTTTTAAAATTAGCAATATATTTTAGTTTCTCAAAGTTTGAGTTTGAGGCGTTTTTGTTGGAAATAGACTGAATATATAATTCTACTTTTTCAATGTTTTTAGAATCATTTTTATCTTTGAATTTCATAAATGCTCCTACTCCTTGTGGAAATTGTGAGTAAATATATTCTGTATCAGAAGTTTCATCCCATTTTTGCCAGTCCAACCATTTTTCCCATTTGGGTAAGTCATATAAGTATTCAGAAATATGAGAAGAAGAAGAATTGATTTCTATTTGTTCATTAATGAGTAAGGTTTGAGGAAGCAAAAGACCTCCATATACAATGATAACAGAGATTACGAAAAGTAAAATAGTAGTTCGCATGAGGTAGTTAAAATTAGGATAGATTAAGTTCTAGGTTTGCTTATGTTGATGTAACAAAGGTAATATCAGACACCGTAAAGGATGTGAGGAGTAAATTATTATAATGTCTTTTTAATATTTTTTTATCAAAAATCACAAACAGATTAACCTTCTAAAATGCTTTTTAATTCATTTTTAAGATTTTTATCAAAAAAACTTCTTCTTTTTATCCAAAAAAAATACATAAATATTTTGAAAACTCACTGATTTTGAGTAACTTAAGAAGGTGAATACAAATATTGAAAAAAATACAAGCCTATATTATCAAAAATACCTACACACAAAAAAAATCACAAAATTATGGTAGCAACTGCAAATCCAGCAACTGACAAGCATGTACAAAATTATCTACGTGGATTGGCTGAAGAAGTCAATGGAAAATACACCGATTATTCTGATGATACAGTTATTGTAACAATCCCTCTTAGTGATGGACGATATCAAAATGTAAAAGGATACATCATTCCTAGAGGTGATGGTGTGATGTTAGAATTTATGTCTAAAGTTTGTAAGCTAGAAGACTATCCAGATATTAGTCTAACAGAACTTTTAGAACTCAATCATGGACTTTGCTATTCCAAAATATTACTCAAAGATGGTTATGTAGAAGTAGGTTCTTCTACAAAATATGAACTGTGTACATACGACCAAGTTCGTTACATGATTTTTGAAGTAGCACGAGTAGCTGATGAACTAGAAAATCGTTTTACAGGTGAAGATGTGTATTAAAATAATATTCAAAAAATAAAAGTTAACCTGTTTTGCTTCTTACTCTACTAACTTACAAATCCTTACCACTATCTTTTTTTTTAAGAAATTGAGTAAGGATTTTTCTTTGAAATACAATTTCATAAATAACCCAAGAGTTTGTAAATTGAGAATTGAAAGCTACTTATAAATTATATCTAGCTAATTTTACAACTTATTTACTCACTATTTTTTTTAGAATTATGAATATTAGAAATTTGAAATTGTGTGCTTTTATTATTGTCTTGGTAAGTTTTTTTTCGTGTGGTGCGAATCAGACAAAAGAAGCAGAGTCTAATGAAGTAACAGACCAAACCAATGAAGAAACAACAGCAACAGAAGCCAAAGAGGAAATCATAGAAGCCAAAGTACAAGAAACGGATGAACTTATCATTTATGAAAAATCTTTTTTAGGACTTTCTTCAGGTATGGAGATAGCAGACTATACAGGAACATTAGAAAAAGGATTGCTACAAACAGGAGAAGGAGATTTTGATATTTTTAATGTCAAAGATAAAGATGGAAATATAGTTGCTTATTTTGATCCGTTTGAAGGAAAAGTAGGAACTATTACAATTACTTCCGAACTTGCCAAAACAGAAGATGGAATAAAGATAGGTGATACTTTCGGAACTCTTTTAGCAAAATATCCAGATTTGAAAGTCTATGGTTCAGAAATAGAAGGCTATACACAGGCTATTGTAAACGAAGGATTAGGCTACAGACTTGATGAACAACATTACAATTATGAACTCAAAACAAGTGAAATTAAGAAAGATGCTAAAATAATTGAAATTACGATTAAGTAGGTTAATTATAATTTTGATTTTAAAATTCTTATTATTGCAAATCCTAAGCTAAAAGCTAGCTTAGGATTTTTTTATACAAAAAAATATTTTTACATAAATGAAAAATACAATGAAAGCTCTTACTTTTTCTGAATTTGGAAGTTCAGAGGTGCTAAATTATATAGATGTAGCTGTTCCTGTTTTAAAAGAAAATGAAGTTTTGGTAGAAATGAAAGCCATTGGACTTAATTACGCTGATATTTATCGTAGAAAAGGAAACTATCATTTGAAAGGTTCTCCTCCTTTTATTGCTGGTTATGAAGGTGCTGGAATTATTCAACAATCAAATTCCAAGAAGTATAAAATAGGTCAGTGTGTAGCTTTTACAGATGTTCCTTTTGCCAATGCTGAATTTGTATCTGTTCCCGAAACTCATATTATTCCTCTTGATGAAGACATAGATTTTGAACTCGCTTCTTCTGTTTTATTGCAAGGACTAACTGCTCATTATTTAGCAATAGATAGTCATGAAGTGATGAAAAATGAAATTGTGCTTGTTCATGCAGCTTCTGGAGGAGTAGGACAAATTCTTACTCAAATTTGTAAAAATAAAGGAGCAATAGTTATTGGTCTAACAAGAAGCAAAGCTAAATTAGAAACTATTTTAGAACAAAAATCAGATTATGCTCTACTTCTTGATGATAATTGGAAAGAGTATGTTTTAGA
This is a stretch of genomic DNA from Bernardetia sp. MNP-M8. It encodes these proteins:
- a CDS encoding quinone oxidoreductase yields the protein MKNTMKALTFSEFGSSEVLNYIDVAVPVLKENEVLVEMKAIGLNYADIYRRKGNYHLKGSPPFIAGYEGAGIIQQSNSKKYKIGQCVAFTDVPFANAEFVSVPETHIIPLDEDIDFELASSVLLQGLTAHYLAIDSHEVMKNEIVLVHAASGGVGQILTQICKNKGAIVIGLTRSKAKLETILEQKSDYALLLDDNWKEYVLEICNKVKNQKGVDVVYDSVGSTLEDSFEVTKECGHVVFYGMSGGDPKLVDPRMLMDTSKTLTGGDLWSYLNSEEQRHKRAKELFDWIKEDKINIKPPVTFKLSEGKQAHDFLEKGKSASKVLLIP